From a single Mobula birostris isolate sMobBir1 chromosome 13, sMobBir1.hap1, whole genome shotgun sequence genomic region:
- the LOC140207511 gene encoding V-set and transmembrane domain-containing protein 5-like, translated as MSGLPFAALVLCLCITAGQSQQFTIFVEHSQIKVTVGGDALFSVRPSGNVSSGNWVFKGKTVVQWIDQAVSVDPAYTSRAELFISNRSLLLKSVSMLDNGEYRVTIVPTNGSRTSATIFLRVIEKTDGKCILSSGAIVGIVVFFLGVTMIGVVSGWLITRNTEGIKDPPQSKHDTSTNSRRKSTLDTNAADASENYENFPRNEQGTRNNADDGNSTYMGLVLQDRSVYSDLKR; from the exons ATGTCGGGACTGCCCTTCGCAGCGCTCGTTCTTTGTCTCTGCATAACGGCGG GTCAGTCTCAGCAGTTCACCATTTTCGTTGAGCACAGCCAGATAAAGGTCACCGTCGGGGGAGATGCACTCTTTTCAGTGCGGCCGTCGGGCAATGTCAGCAGTGGAAACTGGGTTTTTAAAGGGAAAACAGTCGTCCAGTGGATCGACCAAGCTGTGTCTGTTGACCCTGCCTACACATCGCGGGCTGAGTTATTCATCTCCAATAGGTCGCTTCTGCTGAAGTCCGTGAGCATGTTGGACAATGGGGAATACCGTGTGACTATCGTTCCAACTAATGGCTCCCGAACCTCAGCGACCATCTTTCTGCGTGTTATTG AAAAAACAGATGGCAAATGTATCCTCAGCTCTGGCGCAATCGTGGGCATTGTGGTATTTTTCCTTGGCGTGACCATGATCGGCGTAGTCAGTGGATGGTTGATCACCAGGAACACTGAGGG CATCAAAGATCCACCGCAATCCAAACACGACACGAGCACCAATTCCAGAAGAAAGA GCACCTTGGATACAAACGCTGCGGACGCATCGGAAAACTATGAAAATTTCCCAAGGAATGAGCAG GGCACAAGGAAcaatgcagatgatggaaattccaCTTATATG